In the Pungitius pungitius chromosome 5, fPunPun2.1, whole genome shotgun sequence genome, one interval contains:
- the ptger4a gene encoding prostaglandin E receptor 4 (subtype EP4) a produces MATYNQSMTGRTMVPTIPSIMFIFGVVGNVIAIVVLCKSRKEQKESTFYTLVCGLAVTDLLGTLLASPVTIATYVKGSWPGEDPLCQYFGFTLLFFSLAGLSIICAMSVERYIAINHAYFYNDYVDQKLAGLTLLAIYISNALFCALPIVGFGQVKKQYPQTWCFLEWRSNQTSDAAYSYIYAGFSSLLILATVVCNVLVCAALIRMHRRFVRRTSLGTDLGRDVDPPRRARSFGRLAGAEIQMVILLICTSAVVLICSIPLVAQVFLNQLYKTPVELRLDKNPDLRAIRFASFNPILDPWIYILLRKAVLLKLIEKIKCLFCKMGARGQQMQGNFQCVDTPQLSSAISNRDSHSLVSHDLRDFSTTSQIFLYLPEGSEVYKKTCHKAGGPSGSQPASARNSQASDSLEQGGVEVRCGEATAAVRGCSALPCTKDPSLQVSLSTQTEEEKCI; encoded by the exons ATGGCAACGTACAACCAGTCGATGACAGGCAGGACCATGGTGCCGACCATCCCGTCCATCATGTTCATTTTCGGGGTGGTTGGGAATGTCATCGCCATCGTGGTGCTCTGCAAATCTCGTAAGGAGCAGAAGGAAAGCACGTTTTACACGCTGGTGTGTGGACTGGCTGTCACGGACCTCCTGGGCACACTCCTGGCCAGCCCGGTCACCATCGCCACGTACGTGAAAGGATCGTGGCCGGGGGAGGACCCGCTGTGCCAGTACTTCGGCTTTACCTTGCTTTTCTTCTCCCTGGCAGGGCTCAGTATCATCTGTGCCATGTCCGTGGAGCGATATATCGCCATTAACCATGCCTACTTCTACAATGATTACGTGGACCAGAAACTGGCGGGTTTGACTCTGCTGGCCATCTACATCTCCAACGCGCTGTTCTGCGCCCTGCCGATTGTCGGCTTTGGACAGGTGAAGAAACAATACCCGCAAACGTGGTGCTTTCTGGAGTGGAGGAGCAACCAGACCAGCGATGCCGCCTACTCGTATATATACGCGGGTTTTAGCTCTCTTCTTATTCTCGCAACTGTCGTGTGCAACGTGCTGGTGTGCGCAGCTCTGATCCGGATGCACCGGCGCTTCGTGCGCAGGACGTCGCTGGGCACCGACCTGGGGCGCGACGTGGACCCGCCGAGGAGGGCGCGCAGCTTTGGGCGTCTGGCCGGTGCAGAGATTCAGATGGTCATTCTGCTCATATGCACTTCGGCAGTGGTGCTTATCTGCTCCATACCACTTGTC GCTCAGGTGTTTCTCAACCAGCTGTACAAGACTCCAGTAGAGCTGAGGCTAGATAAAAACCCAGATCTACGAGCGATCCGCTTCGCCTCATTCAACCCCATTCTCGACCCCTGGATCTACATTCTGCTCCGCAAGGCCGTCCTCCTGAAGCTCATTGAGAAAATCAAGTGCTTATTTTGCAAGATGGGAGCGCGGGGGCAGCAGATGCAGGGCAACTTCCAGTGTGTCGACACTCCTCAGCTCTCCTCGGCCATCTCCAACCGGGACTCCCACTCCCTTGTTTCCCATGACCTGCGAGACTTCAGCACCACCTCCCAGATCTTCCTCTACCTGCCCGAGGGAAGCGAAGTGTACAAAAAAACCTGCCACAAAGCAGGCGGACCCTCCGGTTCACAACCGGCATCTGCTAGAAACTCGCAAGCTTCGGACTCGCTAGAGCAGGGCGGCGTTGAGGTTCGGTGTGGCGAAGC